ATACACGGCCAATACCGATTCTTCCCACATAATCATTGTAATCTAAAAGGGCAACCTGGAATTGGAGCGGCTCTTCACGATTATCAGCAGGTGCTGGTATGTGGTCAATAATTGCTTCATAAACCGAATGCATATCATCATCCTGTTTATCAGGAGTAGTACTTGCAGTCCCAGCAATAGCTGAAGCGTATATGACCGGAAATTCAAGCTGGTCTTCGTCTGCACCAAGTTCGATAAATAAATCGATAACCTCATCAACAACTTCTGTTGGGCGGGCAGATTCCTTGTCAATTTTATTTACTACTACGATTGGTGTTAATTTTTGCTCCAAAGCCTTTTTGAGTACGAAACGCGTTTGAGGCATACACCCTTCATATGCATCAACTACTAATAAGACACCATCAACCATTTTCATGATACGTTCTACTTCACCGCCAAAATCTGCGTGGCCAGGCGTATCCAGAATGTTAATCCTTGTATCTTTATATTTAACTGCAGTGTTTTTAGCTAAGATCGTAATACCGCGTTCTCTTTCCAGATCATTTGAATCCATCGCGCGCTCTTCCACATGCTCATTTGAACGGAAAGTCCCGGACTGTTTTAAAAGCTCGTCAACCAATGTTGTTTTACCATGGTCAACGTGGGCTATAATTGCAATATTTCGAATATCTTCTCTTAATTTCAAAAGATTTCCTCCTATTTATAAAAACTGAATCACTTTTTAACATTTTTCACAACTGATACATTATATCACAATTACTATAGAAACCTAAAAGCTTTTTGTGTAAAATAATGTAGAAAAGGATTTATTCCTCATGTATGCTTTTTATTTTTATTCTCTTTACATATTTTTCGCCAGTATTTACTTAAAATAATCCGCTTGGGAGTGGAAAAAATTTATGGACAAAATCAAGTGGCCTTTATTAGCCTTTGCGATTGGCGCAGCTCTATGCATGATGGGCATAGGCGTTGCTGTAGCTGAAAGAAGCATTATAGGCATGATTATTGCCATCATTGCTTTAATTTTTGTAATGGGATACGGTTTTAAAACAAAGAAGAAAATGAGGGAAGACGGTTTATTATAGAAACGGCATAAAAGCTGCAGCTCTGCGCTGCAGCTTTTTCAAATTAATGGACAGACCATTATTAAGAATTCTTTTTCATCAGGAGAAGCCTCCATTTTGAATTGCTCAAAACCGGCGTCAGCTAAAAAATATATCCAATTTTGCCGGTTTTCAGGAACACCCGCAAAGAAAGACTTTTCTCCTTTTTCCTTTAATTCTGCGGCCAACTGCTCGATAATCTTAGTACCGATTCCTTTCCTGCGAATACTGTTCTTAACCAGAATCGTACCGAGCCATGGTTTCCCGTTAGAAGGAGATGAATTCACATGGAATGTGACGGCTATCCGTTCTCCATCAAGCCTCCAAATTCTCCACTCACCATTCAATTTCTGATACCTGGCCATATATTCCATTAGGTTATGCCCGCTTTTCTCTTCTTCTTCCCAAGCAGCACTATCCTTGATGATCTCTAAAAAAATGTCAAGTCTGCATGTGTGACGCTGCTGCTCGATAAATTACCAATTGCCATTTTTTAAGTATTCTTTCATAATTTCCTGATGAAGCCCTGGCTTAGAGACAAAAACAGAATTGTTTTCAAGATAGTTCAGCGGATCACCTTTAACGGTTGTTGCAATTCCTCCCAATTCCTCGATCATGATCACACCTGCGGCGAAATCCCATGGAGCCAGACGCATTGTTATGTATGCATCAACCCTCCCGGATGCAATATATGCCATTTCAATTGCAGCTGAACCATAGGATCGAGTTCCTCTTGCATTTCTAACAAGAGGAGCCAGGAGTGATGGATCAATTCTTCTATTTTCCGTAACCCATGTAGCATTCAGTCCGATTATTGCCTTTGATACTTCCGTTTCCTTTAATGGCGGAAGTTCCAAATCATTCATGAAAACACCCTGTCCCTTCATGCAATGATATAACTCATCATGGACTACATCGTAAATTAATCCAATTTTCCCTTTTCCATTTTCATAAATGCCTACTGATATGGCAAAGTTTCTTTGCTGATGGACAAAATTCATCGTTCCGTCAATTGGATCAATAATCCAGACAATTCCTTCCATATCACTTAGCTTATCCCCGAAACCCTCTTCACCAAGGATTCGATGGCCGGGATATTTTTCATTAATTTTTTTATGAAGAATTGTTCTGTTTCCTGATCTATATCTGTCACTAAATCGTTTGCATTTGACTTGGTGGTGATGGTCAACGTTTTGCTGAAAGAATTTTTAATATTCTCGCCGGCCTCTCTAATCAAGGCTTTGGCATATGTATGAATTTCACTCCAATTTGTCATTGGTCAGCCCTCCGCTTAGTATATCATTAAAATATAACTAGCTTAAATGAATTAGCAAGGTTCTTCAAGTTATATACTCTCCTATGATGCGGGTTATCATTTGCAGTAAAAAACAATTGCCAAAATAATAAACGAACTCCTCATGTAATCAGGGAGTCCGTTTCTAATTATTCTTTCTTTTCTTTTGCATTTTTTCTGCCTTATCTCCTTTAGTCACAATTAATCTTAAAGTGCTTTTAATCTGAGAAGTTCCTGCCTGATTTTTTCAAGCTTTAGTTTTGATTGTTTCTGGAGATCTTCATTCCTTTCTGACATGGCATCAAACAAAGTAGCTAACTCATAATCCATTTCCAGCCTTAAGACCGCTGTTCTTTCCCTATCACCATTTTTCTTCTTCACTGTATTCATAAGTTGTTTCATTAGACAGTACACCCCTTCCAATAGTGTTTAATTTTCTGATTATTTTTACTATTATCATATGAAGGACAATTCTCAGTTGCAACTAATTTGTGCGATAACCTAAAACTTTATTTAGCCTCTTCTTTAAAGCTTAAAATTTTTCGATTGTTCGAGGTTATGCTACAATATTTGACAAAGCATATAGGAGGTTAGCTTATGTCTTTTCCTGGTTTCACAAACGATGATTTCGATGTCTTTAAAATAGATGGACTTGATGAAAGAATGGACAGGTTAAAATCTGTTATTAGGCCTAAGTTAGAAGAGTTGGGACGCCATTTTGCACCCTCTCTCTCAAACCTGTCCGGAGATGAAATGTTCCCTCATGTTGCTAAGCATGCCAGAAGAACAAAGAATCCGCCAAATGATACTTGGGTCGCATTTGCAGGCAATGCAAGGGGATACAAAATGCTTCCTCATTTCCAGATAGGTTTATGGGAAACGCATGTATTCATCTGGTTTGCCATCATCTATGAAGCACCGAATAAAGCTGCCGCAGGCAAGTCTTTTGAGAACAGCCTGGATAAATTTTATAAAGAAATACCCAAAGATTATGTCTGGTCCGGCGATCACACAAAACCAGATGCTGTTATGCATAATGAACTTTCCAAAGAAGAATTGAGATCCATGTTTCAGCGCCTGCAAAATGTTAAAAAAGCTGAAATTCTTTGCGGCTATCAAATTTCTCGAGAAGATGCCGTTCTCATGTCACCTGATCAGTTTATTGAAAAAGCTGAATCTGTATTTAGAAATTTATTACCCTTATACAAAATGGCATAAACATGTTTCGCATAACGTGGATCAGGCAGCTCAAAAAAAAACAAACCTTCAATTTGAAGGTTTGTTTTTTTACCAAGTCTATTTCTGCATTCTTACTTTATCCCCAGGTGAAAGTTCTTTGGCCAATTTAACTGTCCGGTAAGAGGAATAGCCGCTTTGTTCTTCAAATTCATCACAGATGTTTTTCTCCTGGGCTTTTCCCGGAACAATTTCCTTAAAGCGTCTATATGCATTCATGAATTGTTCTCGCTCAATTCCTTTTTCGTATGCCATTTCAATGCTTTCAAAATATTTGATGACGTCAACTATTTCTTCTGTTGACCAATCCAGGTCAATCGGGTATTGATATTCCATTTCACTTCACCTCATTTATGATAATTCATGGTGCTTTGTCACATTATTTTATCATAATTATTTAATCCATTTCCCTCTGATTGATTCTCCATCTGCAATGATCCGCTGGAATAATTCCTCAACAGACGGGATATCCTTAATTAATCCCATAACTTGTCCAGCCCATGCAAATCCTTCATGGTCTTTCCCTTCATATATATATTTTTTATTAGCATTCCCGCTAATGTAGTCTTTTAACTGCTCATAGCCGCCGTTTTGTTTTTCGATATCGAGTATTTTTTCCGACCATGAGTTAGCGATAACCCTTGCGGGTGCTCCTATAGTTCTTTTTATGACTACTGTGTCATTTTCTGTGCCTTCGACTAAACGATTTTTATATAATTCAGAAGCATGTACGCATTCTTTTGTTGCAACAAATCTTGTCCCCATCTCAATACCCTCTGCGCCAAGACTTAATGCTGCCATCAGGCCCCTGCCGTCTCCGATTCCTCCTGAGGCTATAACAGGAATTGATACAGCATCAGCCACCTGAGGTACAAGAACGAAGGTTCCAATATCATCCCTGCCTAAATGTCCGCCGCCTTCCTGACCGACAACCATCACAGCATCGGCCCCAAGTTCCTCCGCCTTTACCGCCTGCCGTTTTGCCGCCACAAGTACAAGTTTCTTAACATTTACACCCTTTAATTGATCAAATATAGGAGCAGGATTTCCCCTGTCATAGAAATAACAGGGACTTCTTCTTCAATCGCAACATCCAGGTAGTGAGAAAATGGCCTTCCATGCTGTCCAATAGCAAAATTAACCCCGAACGGCTTGTCTGTCAATTTCTTCACCTTTTGTATCTCATCTCTAAGTTTTTCCGGGCTGCTGAGAGACATTGCGGTAACCTGCCCTAATCCTCCGGCATTTGAAACAGCTGCAGCCAAATCTGAATAGGCAAGATGGGCAAGACCGCCCTGTATAATTGGATATTTAATTTTCAATAATTCTGTCACACGTGTGTTCCAGTTCATTTATATAACCTCCATTTCTTCCTAACTTTTATTTCTATTTGCAAGGTTTAAATTCCTGTTAACTTCTAAAACTAATGGCAAACCGAAATAGCAGGCGACTGCTCAGGGACGGACGGCAATCACAAGACGAGCCATGCGAGGAGGTATTCTTTCCTTCCGGAAGGAATTGGCAGGTCTTTCCTCCCTAGGGACGGAAACTAGACAGGCATTAACAGAATCAGTATGCAATAAAACTTTCTATGCAAAGGGATTGAATAATGCTATAATGCAAATGTTTTATAACAGCATGAGTATATTGAAATATTATTTTAAAGAGGTGTGGGAATAAGTTGTCTCAATACAAAACACCGCTGTTCAGCGGTTTGCTTGCACACGCAAAAAAGGATCCGGTACAATTTCATATACCCGGCCACAAAAAAGGTGCCGGGATTGATCCGGAATTCAGGGAATATATAGGTGATAATGCACTCGCTATTGACCTGATTAACATTGGTCCTCTTGATGATCTTCATCAGCCCAAAGGCATTATAAAAGAAGCACAGGATCTTGCAGCAGAGGCCTTTGGGGCGGATAGAACATTCTTCTCTGTACAAGGAACGAGCGGAGCCATCATGACCATGGTTATGGCTGTCTGCGGGCCAGGGGATAAAATCATTGTTCCGAGGAATGTTCATAAGTCCGTCATGTCTGCAATTGTGTTTTCAGGGGCAACCCCTATTTTTATACATCCTGAAATTGATGAAAACTTGGGAATATCTCACGGAATAACAACTGAATCCGTCTCGAAAGCCCTGGAACTTCATCCGGATGCCAAAGGGGTATTAGTAATTAATCCTACCTATTTCGGTATTTCTGCCGATCTAAAAAAATTGTTGAAATAGCCCATTCATACAATGTGCCTGTCCTTGTGGACGAAGCCCATGGTGTGCATATTCACTTCCATGACGAGCTTCCATTATCCGCCATGCAGGCCGGAGCTGATTTAGCAGCAACATCAGTCCACAAACTGGGCGGGTCCATGACACAAAGTTCAATCTTAAATATGAAAGGGAATCTTGTTTCTGCCAAAAGGGTACAATCCATTTTAAGCATGCTGACAACAACTTCCACTTCTTATTTACTGCTTGCCTCATTGGATGTTGCCAGAAAACGTCTTGCCACTGAAGGAAAGGAACTCATTCAAAAGACTATTGATTTGGCCCAGTCCATTCGCCGCCGCATCAATGAAATTGACCGGCTATATTGTGTCGGTGAAGAAATACTGGAAACAAAAGCGGCGCATGACTACGATCCGACCAAATTGATTATTTCTGTCAAAGAACTTGGCATGAATGGTTTCGATGTGGAAAATTGGCTTCGGGAACATCATAATATTGAAGTAGAAATGTCCGATTTATATAATATCCTTTGCATTGTTACCCCCGGTGACACGGAAAGAGAAGCTGATATTTTAGTTTCCGCTCTTGCCGAACTCGCTAATGAGCGTAAAGGAAATACTGAAAAGCTTGAAACTCAAGTGCTGCTGCCTGATATTCCCGTTTTATCGCTTACTCCCCGTGACGCATTTTATGCTGACACAGAACTGGTTCCATTTGACGAATCAGAAGGAAGAATTATCGCCGAATTCATTATGGTTTATCCTCCCGGAATACCTATATTTATTCCAGGAGAAATCATTACTAAGGAAAACCTGCGTTATATTAAAACGAATATGGAAGCGGGACTTCCAGTTCAAGGGCCGGAAGATTACGACTTCAAGTATCTTCGTGTCATTGAAGAGCACCGGGCCATCAGATAATGCAAAAGAGCCTTCCATTTTAGGAAAGGCTCTTTTTATTATTAACGATTATTTTTTGTATTCTCTGTTTTTTCTCCATCACAGCAATTGCATTTTTTTGAATATAGTACTGTTACTTTTTCATCCTCAAAGTGATCAATAGTTGAATTGCAAGCCTGGCATACGATTGTACCCATCTTTTCATTCTCCTTTTCAATGAGTTTTAGAATCATTTGAAAGCGCTTTATCTATAAATCAATAATAATATAACATTATTAAATTATCAAGCCTAATTGTATAACATAATTATTGTTTTTTATTGGTATTTACGTTGACAACATTTATAAACCTTTATTAATAGTATGACATAATAAAAAAACAGACCAATTCGGCCTGTTTTTTTGTTTAATCGTATTGTTCTTCGAAACGTGCACCAGGGATCGCTTCTATGAAAAACTCGCTTAAATCAGCTGCCTGTTCATATAAATCAAGCTTAAATGCCTTTTGCAAGTATTCGATGTCTTCGAGATCTTTTGGGTCAAGGAGAGTGGAGCGGCCGGTCTGCATACAAATAACCAGAGGCTTAGAAAAGAAGAGGTTTGTATAAACAATTCCAAAATCATACCGTGTTGACTCGGTGGTAAATCCAACAAAACGGACATTCACGTTTTCATGCTCATCATAGAGCTTCTCAAAATAATCCATAAAATACCTCCCTTTTAAATAAATATTTAGAATATTATTATAATTTATTTTAGGCGCTTTGACAAGTAATTTAAATTTACCTTACTATTTTAAGTTGTCATAAGATTTTATCTAATGCTAGAATGAAGGAAGATGTTCATTACCATAATTATGGGGATAATGGGGGAAAGATGTTGGCGGCTAATTCTTTTATCAAGCTGGTTCCTTCATCAGCTAAGGAAAATATTTCAACAGAAGAGCTTAAAGAACTTTTCTTATATTATAAGGATATTACAGGCAAAACAGGCAGACAGATTAAATGGGAATATAATGATGCCGCTTTTCCTTATGAGATTAAAGAGAAGCCTGAAGCAAAAGGAACCTGGTTTTACCTATATTCAGACCATGACCGATATAATGCCATATTGCTTGGCATTGATAAAGAAAAAGTTATTGAGGAAGACGGCTCTGAACGGGAGCAGGCCTACATACAGGTTACATTGCCGGAAACTGCAACTTTTGGAGATAAAGGTAAAGCTAATGAATTTTGCAAATTTCTTGCTAAAAAGCTGCAAGGTGAATTGCATCTCTTCAATGGAAGAATCATGTACTATTATAAAAGAAAATAATTATTTATAAAAAACGTTGAGAACAGCAGCTGCTGTTCTCATTCTATTTCCTGGCTGATCTGAGCAGGATCGACAGGTGTAAATCCTTTATTCCGCAACCCTTTCACAATATCCTCTAATGCTTCTTTTGTCCATTGCCTATCATGCATCAATAAGTTTGCACCATTCACTAAAAAGGGTGAATTAATCATTATATCTGCCAAAGCTTCTTTTGATTGATATTCCTTTTCCCAGTCATATCCGTATGTCCAATTCATGAGAATCATGTTTTCATCCTTAGCAACCTTTCGGCTGTAGTCTGAAATGGATCCAAATGGTGCCCGGAAGAATTTTGGCCTCTCTCCGATAATCTCTTCTACTCGATCATTAAGACTAACAATCTCATTATATTGCTGTGCCTCGGATAAGGTTTTTAAGTTGTAGTGGCTGTATGTGTGATTACCGATAGCAAAACCAAGTTCGTGAATTGCCTTCAAAACTTCTGCTTCTTCCGGAGTATCAATGAAGTGTCCATTAACAAAGAAGATTGCAGGTGCTGAAAGTTTTTTTAAGATCCTGGCCATCTCCAATGCATTTTTATCTGGAGCATCGTCAATAGTCAGTAATACAACCTTTGAGTTTGCATGATTCATTGGTTCTACTGTCCAATTACTTGCATTTATCTTGTATTGCGGCTCTGATAAGGATACTGCCTCTTCTTTAGGCTCTCTTTCGTCATCTCCCTTGTTCTTCTGCAATTTTGATTCATGAACTTTGGAATGGTCATCCGAATTATTTTCTTCTTGCTTATACTCTTCTTTTTCCAATTCTGATGGCTTTTCAACCGCAGTAAGATCCGTGCAAGAAGCCAAAATCATTAGAAAAAAACACCTATGATAAGCCCCGTTATTTTCATATTGCCCCCCTACAGTGCATATCCCTTTAATCTCACTCCAATTAGTGTTAGTATGTGAAATGGCCTTTTAAAGGAGTTGTCCCCCTTTTTGACACCTTACCATTACCTACTGATTTTACCCGAAATAGATCCGTTTTGAACATTCAAAAAGTAAAATTTAGAATTTCTGTGAGGATCTATACATCCTTTAGATTTTACATAGTCGATCTTTTTCGGGAAGCTGCTCTCCCCTGCTGAGCTTCAAAATGCTTTAAAAATCAAGCTATAACTGTCAGGAATGCGGAATTCTTATTTTCCTGCATTTTTTAGGATTGGGAGTTTTACGGAATTATTTTATTTACGTTCATTATAATAAGATTTGGAGGGATTTGATGAAGAAACTGACACCAGTATTTACGGTTTCAGTCATATTCACAGCAATTTTTATTTTATGGGGACTTGTCCCAAAGACTATACTGCCAAAAGGCAATCTTGATTCTGTTACAGCATCTGTTCAAGGATTCATATTGGAGAAGTTCGGCTGGTTTTACCTTTTATCAGCTTCTATCTTTTTAATTTTTTCTATCCTATTAGCATTCAGCAAATACGGCAATATTCGTCTGGGCAAGGATGCAGATAGGCCCGAATATAGCTATTTATCATGGTTTGCCATGCTCTTTAGTGCCGGGATGGGAATAGGCCTGGTTTTTGGGGAGTGTCGGAACCTATGTATCACTTTTATGCCCCCCTTTTCTCGAAGGACAGACACCTGAAGCAGCCAGGGCTGCCATGAGGTACTCCTTTTTCCATTGGGGTCTTCATCCATGGGCTATTTATACTGTCATTGGGCTTGCATTGGCGTATTTCCAGTTCAGAAAAGGAGCACCGGGAGTTATCAGCTCCATTTTGAGGCCAATTTTAGGAAGCAAAGTGGACGGGCCGCTGGGCGTATTAATTGATTTTATTGCCGTCTTTGCTACTGTTTTCGGAGTTGCAACATCATTAGGTCTGGGTGCCATTCAGATTTCCGGAGGACTTTCTGGAATATTCGACAGTATCGGTAATAATTTCAACACTCAATTAATTATTATTGTCGTTGTGACGGTCTTGTTTATGTTTTCAGCCCAAACCGGATTAAACAAGGGAATAAAGTATTTAAGTAACTTAAATATTATCTTAGCAATATCCTTATTATTATTTCTGCTGTTTGTAGGTCCATCTAACTTTATTATGGACCTGTTCACAACGACAATTGGGTCTTATATTCAAAACCTTCCATCCATGAGCTTCAGGCTCAGCCCTTTTGATCAGGAGCTGACATGGTTTCAGGATTGGACCATTTTTTATTGGGCATGGTGGATTGCCTGGGCGCCATTTGTCGGTACGTTCATAGCAAGAATATCCCGTGGAAGGACAATAAGAGAATTCGTCATTGGTGTGCTTGCTGTTCCAACCCTATTTGGAGCCCTTTGGTTCTCTGTTTTTGGAGGAACAGGTATATACCTTGAATTCTTCGAGGCGAAGCCTATCTTTGAAACAATCGAGCAGCAGGGAATGGAGGTAGCACTATTTACTGTGTTTGATAACTTCCCTTTCAGCACTGTTCTTAGCTCAATGGCTATTTTCTTAATCAGTACATTCTTTATTACTTCTGCAGACTCAGCTACTTTTGTTCTTGGCATGCAGACGACTAACGGAAGCCTGAACCCTCCGGGAAAAGTGAAATTTGTCTGGGGCATTATTCAATCAGCATCTGCAGCCATCCTTTTATGGACAGGAGGTCTTGAAGCTCTCCAAAGAGCTTCCATTATAGCTGCACTCCCTTTTACCATCATTATGCTTCTAATTGTGGCATCGCTGGTTAAATCGTTTAAAGAAGAGGACATCCTGAAAAAAACAGCTGATAAAGCCAAATAAAAAATCGGCACCTAAAAAAGGTGCCGATTTTTTTATCCTTATACTTATCTTTACCAATGGGACAGGTAGGACATTGCAAAATGGAAAGATGCATATAAGCTTAAGCTCATAACAGTTACCATAAATGTTTTTTGCAGACTTAATTACCCAATTTCCAATGTTTATTGCCAAATAAAAAAACAAAAAACATAATGACTTTATATATGAGCTGGTCATATTTTGACAGCCATTCAATAAAAGTATATCCGCTCCAAATTAACATCTGCAGCAAAAGAGCTGTATAAATCTTCATGCACTCCACCACCAAATTTTTTAATCCTTACCCGCTTTTTTAATAGAAGAAACACTTGTGTATGTAATATATGTTGAAAAGGATATTCTTATTTTTCATTTCTGTAACATTTGAATGACAAGCCAAAATTTTCTTTCACTATATGATAAAATACTCATAAATATTAGGAGATTATTATGAATTGCTCATCAACTGTCAGAAGACTGGAAAATCACCGAGACTTCTATACTGCTTTAGATAAAACAATCTTATGTCATACGGTGGAATTTATAATAAAGTGAGGGCAAAATGATGAAAGGTCTGCCGCTGATCTTAATTACTGCACTCTTGTTTGTAACCTCTTCATGCAATCATAAGGAAGTAAAAAAAGAGCTGAAGATAGACGATAGTGTTAAACAGCTCATTTTTTTCACGGATAAAAAACAATATGAACAGGAAATATCCTATTATGATGCCATCATCGAATTAAAGAGAAGCTATCCGGATCTGATCAAGAATATGAAAATCATAACAGCATCTGAATCCAGCCATATAAGCAATTATAATGTAGAAAACTGCCCTGCCATGCTGCTGGTCTATCAAGATAAAGTGATTGTAGAAATTAATGGCACGGTACCTAAAGAGAAGATCATTCATCCGCTTGCTGATGCAATGGATGAAAAAGACGAAAAATAGTCATCATATACAAAAAAATCCTCCCCTGGCAGGGAGGATTTTTTTAATTATTTTACAATGTGAATTGGGCTTCCAATAGCAACTTCTGCTGCTTCCATTGTGATTTCACCCAATGTTGGATGAGCATGAATAGTCATGGCAAGATCTTCTGCAGTCATACCTGCTTCAATAGCCAATCCAAGCTCAGCAATCATATCAGATGCACTTGCACCAGCGATTTGCGCACCGATTACAAGGCCATCCTCTTTGCGTGTCACTAGCTTTAAAAAGCCGTCAGTGGAATCAAGTGCAAGGGCACGGCCATTTGCTGCGAATGGGAACTTCGCTGTCGTTACTTCGATTCCTTCTTCTTTAGCCTGCTGCTCAGTATATCCTACAGAAGCCAATTCAGGTTCAGAGAATACCACAGCCGGGATTGCTAAGTAATCAATTTCTGCGTTATGGCCTGCAATTGCTTCTGCAGCAATCTTGCCTTCGTAAGAAGCTTTATGAGCCAATTGAGGACCTGCAACAATATCACCAATTGCATAAATATTGCTTACATTCGTACGGCATTGTTTATCGATTTCAATAACACCGCGTTCAGTCATCTTAATGCCGGCTTGTT
This window of the Cytobacillus pseudoceanisediminis genome carries:
- a CDS encoding YlaF family protein: MDKIKWPLLAFAIGAALCMMGIGVAVAERSIIGMIIAIIALIFVMGYGFKTKKKMREDGLL
- a CDS encoding GNAT family N-acetyltransferase; amino-acid sequence: MEYMARYQKLNGEWRIWRLDGERIAVTFHVNSSPSNGKPWLGTILVKNSIRRKGIGTKIIEQLAAELKEKGEKSFFAGVPENRQNWIYFLADAGFEQFKMEASPDEKEFLIMVCPLI
- a CDS encoding YktB family protein, producing MSFPGFTNDDFDVFKIDGLDERMDRLKSVIRPKLEELGRHFAPSLSNLSGDEMFPHVAKHARRTKNPPNDTWVAFAGNARGYKMLPHFQIGLWETHVFIWFAIIYEAPNKAAAGKSFENSLDKFYKEIPKDYVWSGDHTKPDAVMHNELSKEELRSMFQRLQNVKKAEILCGYQISREDAVLMSPDQFIEKAESVFRNLLPLYKMA
- a CDS encoding UPF0223 family protein; this translates as MEYQYPIDLDWSTEEIVDVIKYFESIEMAYEKGIEREQFMNAYRRFKEIVPGKAQEKNICDEFEEQSGYSSYRTVKLAKELSPGDKVRMQK
- a CDS encoding GapA-binding peptide SR1P; protein product: MGTIVCQACNSTIDHFEDEKVTVLYSKKCNCCDGEKTENTKNNR
- a CDS encoding DUF3055 domain-containing protein, which encodes MDYFEKLYDEHENVNVRFVGFTTESTRYDFGIVYTNLFFSKPLVICMQTGRSTLLDPKDLEDIEYLQKAFKLDLYEQAADLSEFFIEAIPGARFEEQYD
- a CDS encoding DUF1885 family protein, translated to MLAANSFIKLVPSSAKENISTEELKELFLYYKDITGKTGRQIKWEYNDAAFPYEIKEKPEAKGTWFYLYSDHDRYNAILLGIDKEKVIEEDGSEREQAYIQVTLPETATFGDKGKANEFCKFLAKKLQGELHLFNGRIMYYYKRK
- a CDS encoding polysaccharide deacetylase family protein, which translates into the protein MILASCTDLTAVEKPSELEKEEYKQEENNSDDHSKVHESKLQKNKGDDEREPKEEAVSLSEPQYKINASNWTVEPMNHANSKVVLLTIDDAPDKNALEMARILKKLSAPAIFFVNGHFIDTPEEAEVLKAIHELGFAIGNHTYSHYNLKTLSEAQQYNEIVSLNDRVEEIIGERPKFFRAPFGSISDYSRKVAKDENMILMNWTYGYDWEKEYQSKEALADIMINSPFLVNGANLLMHDRQWTKEALEDIVKGLRNKGFTPVDPAQISQEIE